From Juglans regia cultivar Chandler chromosome 6, Walnut 2.0, whole genome shotgun sequence, the proteins below share one genomic window:
- the LOC108981371 gene encoding uncharacterized protein LOC108981371 has protein sequence MLDPGTKLLQNGTRFSDHISHVSDSSDSYQARNYGSRARKAAQNYKKYNSWNGMEVRLAPEKKAVDDSDICSPPLWTTSPPESPQHRANHYRSLSPKSRTEAIARGQQELMEMVRNMPESCYELTLKDLVEQPLVEPPRESVSEERNPSAEVVYRKESSKKMSDKRALARRSTGGMDGGGLYLKMGFPMFLGSRKNNKKNESVTNTNAKVSPKPPVPDGSAKVVDKEWWKKRFSVSGESESGGSISNSGSMKSSGSSSSSSRSSIDRNRSRSSSRHGSGSCWCFIRTKKKHISE, from the exons aTGCTTGATCCTGGGACAAAACTGCTCCAAAATGGTACCCGATTCTCTGATCACATCAGTCATGTAAGTGACAGTTCTGATAGTTATCAAGCCCGGAACTATGGTTCGCGGGCTCGAAAAGCAGctcaaaattacaagaaatataACAGCTGGAATGGCATGGAAGTGCGGCTTGCACCTGAAAAGAAGGCGGTCGACGACTCTGATATCTGTTCGCCACCTTTATGGACGACAAGTCCGCCTGAAAGCCCTCAGCACCGGGCAAACCACTACCGGAGCCTGTCTCCAAAATCGAGAACCGAAGCCATTGCCAGAGGCCAGCAGGAGCTCATGGAAATGGTACGGAACATGCCTGAGTCGTGCTACGAGCTTACGTTGAAGGATCTCGTGGAGCAGCCCTTGGTTGAACCTCCGCGAGAGAGCGTGTCCGAAGAGAGAAATCCGAGTGCTGAAGTTGTGTATAGGAAGGAGAGCAGCAAGAAGATGAGTGATAAGAGAGCACTCGCGAGAAGAAGTACCGGCGGCATGGATGGCGGAGGGCTTTATCTTAAGATGGGCTTTCCCATGTTTTTAGGGTCGAGGAAgaacaataagaaaaatgagtctGTCACAAATACTAATGCAAAAGTCTCTCCCAAGCCTCCGGTGCCGGATGGATCTGCAAAGGTTGTGGATAAGGAGTGGTGGAAGAAGAGATTTTCGGTATCCGGGGAGAGTGAAAGTGGTGGGTCGATTAGCAATAGCGGAAGCATGAAAAGCAgcggcagcagcagcagcagcagcagaagcAGCATCGACAGAAACAGAAGCAGAAGCAGCAGCAG GCATGGGAGTGGTAGCTGCTGGTGCTTCATCCGCACCAAGAAAAAGCATATTTCAGAGTAA
- the LOC118348755 gene encoding uncharacterized protein LOC118348755 yields MNFRNLEEFWAFYVNQQSKPSMRRWHFVGTLIGIFFLLCSMVFSRWLLFSIPFFGYGFLNNGLVWYSHFFIEGNIPTTFGHPIWSLVYDLKMFGLMLTGKMDKEIKRLGKSYGHFYYMLLLEDFLGAFCVGGFVIDLIVVEGFVGNGDRAPIYVRLSSHVSTCKTDSLVPKDHPQ; encoded by the exons ATGAATTTTAGGAACTTAGAAGAGTTCTGGGCCTTCTATGTAAATCAGCAGTCAAAACCATCCATGAGGCGTTGGCATTTTGTGGGCACCCTTATTGGAATATTCTTCTTGCTTTGCTCAATGGTCTTTAGCCGGTGGCTCTTGTTCTCTATTCCATTCTTCGGGTATGGAT TTCTTAACAATGGATTGGTATGGTATAGTCATTTCTTCATCGAAGGGAATATCCCGACAACATTTGGGCATCCAATTTGGTCCCTAGTGTATGATTTGAAGATGTTTGGATTGATGCTTACTGGGAAAATGGATAAGGAGATCAAGAGGCTTGGAAAGAGTTACGGCCATTTTTATT ATATGTTGTTGTTAGAGGATTTTTTGGGGGCTTTCTGTGTTGGAGGATTTGTTATAGATCTCATCGTTGTTGAAGGATTTGTTGGG AATGGAGATAGAGCACCCATATATGTTAGACTTTCCTCTCATGTCTCAACATGCAAGACCGATTCTTTAGTTCCCAAGGATCATCCACAATAG